In Ctenopharyngodon idella isolate HZGC_01 chromosome 1, HZGC01, whole genome shotgun sequence, a single genomic region encodes these proteins:
- the LOC127508470 gene encoding CMRF35-like molecule 3 isoform X3 yields the protein MWDVLLLFSSICTAVVVGAPDTVTGHRGERVEIRCPYESGYESNSKYFCKGDCKYARNKNIMVKSGSPAKDERFSLTDDTTNRVFTVTITDLRTEDEDKYWCAVERTFTDLSLTDVYSEILLKVKKDKNTTEVSTISSFSKTQSYFSTTELNPQSVSHQTETETTRTTTGNTTVQLHQQTTMMRSDLSSVAGGLGSVLLVLTLCSGTFLILKKRKRKCGTALFQQNVQHNTETDRMYEEIPNSDVAAVTSSANQTPASHLNNHPEVSAVYTTVTNQQPDSNPSHTHSTNQVTDTDCDYYANMKSPDPTQDSRTELIYVTATTTHSQNNARNKGVIYSVINHK from the exons CTGTTGTTGTAGGAGCTCCAGATACAGTTACAGGacacagaggagagagagttGAGATCAGATGTCCATATGAATCTGGATATGAATCAAATTCAAAGTATTTTTGTAAAGGGGACTGTAAATATGCTCGAAATAAAAACATCATGGTTAAATCAGGATCTCCAGCTAAAGACGAGAGATTCTCTCTGACTGACGACACGACGAACAGAGTTTTCACCGTCACCATCACTGATCTGAGAACAGAGGATGAAGACAAATACTGGTGTGCTGTGGAGAGGACTTTTACTGATTTGTCTTTAACTGATGTCTATTCAGAGATTTTGCTGAAGGTTAAAAAGG ATAAAAACACCACTGAAGTTTCAACCATCAgctctttttcaaaaacacagtCGTATTTCAGCACAACAGAACTGAATCCACAATCAG TGTCTCatcaaactgaaactgaaacaacaagaacaacaacagGAAATACTACAGTTCAACTCCATCAGCAAACCACTA TGATGCGTTCAGACCTGTCTTCTGTTGCTGGCGGTCTGGGTTCGGTTCTGCTGGTTCTGACTCTGTGTTCTGGAACGTTCCTCATCCtgaaaaagaggaaaaggaaATGTGGGACAG ctttatttcagcaaaatgtgcAGCACAATACAGAG ACTGACCGCATGTATGAAGAGATTCCAAACAGTGACGTCGCTGCGGTAACATCTTCAGCCAATCAGACGCCTGCATCACACCTCAACAACCACCCAGAAGTCTCTGCTGTTTACACCACAGTAACCAATCAGCAGCCTGATTCAAACCCCAGTCACACCCACTCGACCAATCAGGTGACAGATACAGACTGTGATTATTATGCCAATATGAAGTCACCTGACCCAACACAGGACAGCAGGACAGAACTGATCTACGtgacagcaacaacaacacattcacaaa
- the LOC127508470 gene encoding CMRF35-like molecule 3 isoform X1 yields MWDVLLLFSSICTAVVVGAPDTVTGHRGERVEIRCPYESGYESNSKYFCKGDCKYARNKNIMVKSGSPAKDERFSLTDDTTNRVFTVTITDLRTEDEDKYWCAVERTFTDLSLTDVYSEILLKVKKDKNTTEVSTISSFSKTQSYFSTTELNPQSVSHQTETETTRTTTGNTTVQLHQQTTMMRSDLSSVAGGLGSVLLVLTLCSGTFLILKKRKRKCGTALFQQNVQHNTETDRMYEEIPNSDVAAVTSSANQTPASHLNNHPEVSAVYTTVTNQQPDSNPSHTHSTNQVTDTDCDYYANMKSPDPTQDSRTELIYVTATTTHSQNNARNKGVIYSVINHK; encoded by the exons ATGTGGGACGttctgctgctcttttccagcATCTGTACAG CTGTTGTTGTAGGAGCTCCAGATACAGTTACAGGacacagaggagagagagttGAGATCAGATGTCCATATGAATCTGGATATGAATCAAATTCAAAGTATTTTTGTAAAGGGGACTGTAAATATGCTCGAAATAAAAACATCATGGTTAAATCAGGATCTCCAGCTAAAGACGAGAGATTCTCTCTGACTGACGACACGACGAACAGAGTTTTCACCGTCACCATCACTGATCTGAGAACAGAGGATGAAGACAAATACTGGTGTGCTGTGGAGAGGACTTTTACTGATTTGTCTTTAACTGATGTCTATTCAGAGATTTTGCTGAAGGTTAAAAAGG ATAAAAACACCACTGAAGTTTCAACCATCAgctctttttcaaaaacacagtCGTATTTCAGCACAACAGAACTGAATCCACAATCAG TGTCTCatcaaactgaaactgaaacaacaagaacaacaacagGAAATACTACAGTTCAACTCCATCAGCAAACCACTA TGATGCGTTCAGACCTGTCTTCTGTTGCTGGCGGTCTGGGTTCGGTTCTGCTGGTTCTGACTCTGTGTTCTGGAACGTTCCTCATCCtgaaaaagaggaaaaggaaATGTGGGACAG ctttatttcagcaaaatgtgcAGCACAATACAGAG ACTGACCGCATGTATGAAGAGATTCCAAACAGTGACGTCGCTGCGGTAACATCTTCAGCCAATCAGACGCCTGCATCACACCTCAACAACCACCCAGAAGTCTCTGCTGTTTACACCACAGTAACCAATCAGCAGCCTGATTCAAACCCCAGTCACACCCACTCGACCAATCAGGTGACAGATACAGACTGTGATTATTATGCCAATATGAAGTCACCTGACCCAACACAGGACAGCAGGACAGAACTGATCTACGtgacagcaacaacaacacattcacaaa
- the LOC127508470 gene encoding CMRF35-like molecule 3 isoform X6 encodes MWDVLLLFSSICTAVVVGAPDTVTGHRGERVEIRCPYESGYESNSKYFCKGDCKYARNKNIMVKSGSPAKDERFSLTDDTTNRVFTVTITDLRTEDEDKYWCAVERTFTDLSLTDVYSEILLKVKKDKNTTEVSTISSFSKTQSYFSTTELNPQSVSHQTETETTRTTTGNTTVQLHQQTTMMRSDLSSVAGGLGSVLLVLTLCSGTFLILKKRKRKCGTALFQQNVQHNTETDRMYEEIPNSDVAAVTSSANQTPASHLNNHPEVSAVYTTVTNQQPDSNPSHTHSTNQVTDTDCDYYANMKSPDPTQDSRTELIYVTATTTHSQNNARNKGVIYSVINHK; translated from the exons ATGTGGGACGTTCTGCTACTCTTTTCCAGCATCTGTACAG CTGTTGTTGTAGGAGCTCCAGATACAGTTACAGGacacagaggagagagagttGAGATCAGATGTCCATATGAATCTGGATATGAATCAAATTCAAAGTATTTTTGTAAAGGGGACTGTAAATATGCTCGAAATAAAAACATCATGGTTAAATCAGGATCTCCAGCTAAAGACGAGAGATTCTCTCTGACTGACGACACGACGAACAGAGTTTTCACCGTCACCATCACTGATCTGAGAACAGAGGATGAAGACAAATACTGGTGTGCTGTGGAGAGGACTTTTACTGATTTGTCTTTAACTGATGTCTATTCAGAGATTTTGCTGAAGGTTAAAAAGG ATAAAAACACCACTGAAGTTTCAACCATCAgctctttttcaaaaacacagtCGTATTTCAGCACAACAGAACTGAATCCACAATCAG TGTCTCatcaaactgaaactgaaacaacaagaacaacaacagGAAATACTACAGTTCAACTCCATCAGCAAACCACTA TGATGCGTTCAGACCTGTCTTCTGTTGCTGGCGGTCTGGGTTCGGTTCTGCTGGTTCTGACTCTGTGTTCTGGAACGTTCCTCATCCtgaaaaagaggaaaaggaaATGTGGGACAG ctttatttcagcaaaatgtgcAGCACAATACAGAG ACTGACCGCATGTATGAAGAGATTCCAAACAGTGACGTCGCTGCGGTAACATCTTCAGCCAATCAGACGCCTGCATCACACCTCAACAACCACCCAGAAGTCTCTGCTGTTTACACCACAGTAACCAATCAGCAGCCTGATTCAAACCCCAGTCACACCCACTCGACCAATCAGGTGACAGATACAGACTGTGATTATTATGCCAATATGAAGTCACCTGACCCAACACAGGACAGCAGGACAGAACTGATCTACGtgacagcaacaacaacacattcacaaa